The DNA sequence CCGCTATGTTATCATGTTATTAGGTTACCATGCTATGTTATTATGCCTATCATGCTATGTCATTATGTATTACTTGATTGagtttgaaaaatataatttaaggATGATCTTGGTTGATGACTATTGAAATTTTATGgaaaagaagtgaaggcaacaccgttatgaaaaagaaaatactatattATTAATAACAATCTGTCCTATAAGACAACAATAAAGATAACTACAAACATCTCGATAACAAAACACAGAATGCCACAAACATTGCTAAGCAACAATAAAGTGTAATACAGTGGACTTTCCATAAAGCAACATGATAAAAAGTGACACAGTAAACAACCGAACAAGCAACACAATAAAAAATGCTACACTCCACTAGCTACTCTAGAACCCCCAGTGCCTCTTCTCTATGGGCAACTCTGCCTAGTATGACCAGGCTGTCTGCATAGCCCACACCGCTTTGGTCGATTTGGATCGACCTCGTCCATACTAATGCAAATTCTAGTGCTCCTCAGACGACCTTCAGATGCATGTCTATTACTGGTATCAGAGATGACTGTTGGACTATTATATGGTGGCTAGAAGCCTTCTGGAATCGAATGATTGAATCCCATCCTGTAGACATTAAACACCATGCTGAGGTGATATACCTCGTGGACATACGTTGCCCAACTCAGGCGGGAATATGCACAGCAAGCAACTGCATGGCAACATGGGTAGTGAAGGGCCTGAAAGTACCCGCAATTGCAAGGCCGGTCTCTCAACGGGATTTTGTTGGAGTAGTCTCGGCCAAGATAAACTCTGAATTATCATATAGTGTCACTGTGAAACATCTCGATGCCTTTAGGTTTGCCTCCATTGCCTTCACAAGTGACTGACTAAATTGCTGACCTGTCTCCAACTATACCTCGCCTCTCTTCTCTTGCGAACAAATAGCTCTGCTAATCTACCCTAAATGGACTTCACCAAGGAATAAACTGAAAGGTTCCTGACACCCTTGAGCACCGAATACACACACTCAAAAATATTTATAGTCATATGGCCGAATCTACGACCATCATCCCGGTGCTGAGTCCACTTGTCATACTTCATCCTGTTGGCCCAGTCATACATTGTCGGGTATTCCGTCCAGAGGATGTCAAACCAATAATCAAACTCGACCTCAGTCTTCGCATAAGAAGCATTGACTACAATCCTCCTGGCATCCTTTCCCTCGCGAAATTTGCTGTAACGTGCCTAATACAGAATGCCTGATAAGCAGCAGGTGGAACCCACCCACCATCAGGTGCCTCCAAGGCGCCCTTGATCCCATTGTGCCTATCAGAGATCACGAGAATGCCCGGCTGAGGAGTCACGTGCTGCAGTGAGACAAGAAAAAATACCACGACTCCACATTTTCACCCTCTACTAGGGCAAAAGCAATAGGAATGATATTAGAATTTCCACCCTAAGCTATCGCAACTAGCAAAGTTCTCCCATATTTGTTGTACAAATGAGTCTTGTCAATACTGACCAATGGTTTACAATACTTGAATGCCTCGATGCATGATGAAAATGACCAAAAAAATTTGGTGAAAAACGCTAACTTCCCGTCAACCTGGCCTCCGACTTGCATAGGACTCGTCTTCGGAACTACGATACTGTCTGGCATCGTTATCTGCACACCGAGCACCCGTCTTGACAGCTCATTGTAGGCCTCCTCCGATCCCCATATATCTGCGCAACGGCCTACTGCTTAGCTAACCACACTCTCTTGTACGTATGTCTGAACCCAAAATGTGTCTTCGTCATATTTTGCAGAACCTTGATGGACACATCCATATCAGCTCTGATCACAGGAAGGATGAAAGCAGATATCACATGATAGTCAAGCTTCCTGTGATCACTGGAAATCGAGGTGGCCAAACATGTATGAAGTTCGTTATACCGTCTGACCTCCCAAATACCCTTCCGTCGCCGGAGAGTGATCCGAATCAACCATCTGTAACTATTTCCGAACTCCTTACACTTGTCATAGTACTTGTCATGGTTCAATTCCATCACTTTGTACTCAACTTCACTACGGATGCTATAAGTCTTTACACATAAGACGACTTCCTCTTTATTCTGAAACTGCTGACCGACTTGGAACTCAGCTTGACCAACGGTGTCTTGTGAATCTCTTGCACTAAAATCGGATTCCACATTCGGTAACCCCTCTGGTCTCTTCGCATCCAAGTCTATAGTCAAAAAGTGCGGTAGGTACTGCTGAGTTTCCAAGCTCGATGCTCCACCAGCCCCAACAGGAATATTCCTCCCTATATCATCATCGCTGTCATCAGCAATCATGGCGGGCTCCACATCATCGTCATCCCCTAGGACATCTTCCACCACATCCGGTTCTCCAACCGCCCTAGAAATCAGAATCATAACAGGAGTATTCATGTTAGCATCTAGTTCCGCAATCTCATCGCAGTGTAGATCAACTGCAAAAGATGGAGATGCCACCAAATTTCCTGTAGATGAAGTTACAAGCAGAGATGAAGACGCAACAATAGGGGTTGAATTGGAGGCTGATGCCATCGGTTCGATCCTCCTGGCTAGAGACCACATCCACAAGCTTCACCAATAATTCAAGGATTCTCACCTCCGAAAATTGGCAATGATAGTGAAATAAAACTTACAAATCCTCATCACTGCCTATCACAAACAAGTCGTACTTCCCCCATCGCGGACAACAGAAATCGGAATTTGATAATATAACTTCTTGATCCGTTTCATTCTATGCAGTCCCAATTTCTATAGTACGGTATTGTGAAAATCAACAAGTCTCATAGAAGGTCCGATAAAGATGCTCAACAGATCCTTATCAGTAAACTTTATTCCCGATCATGTTTCTTTCTTAATCGTGCCTTTGTAATGCACAAGAACTAGAAAACTATCATCCATAGCCATATTCAGTGTCACTCTAATGAGAATTCAATATTGTTGGTATTTATGTAGGTTGGACACGTACACTAAATCGAATTATGTTAATTCGATTTAATAAGGTTGTTACTTATAGATAAATCGAATTTATTAGGGTCGATTTACCCTATAATCGTATTTGTGAGTAAATTGAATTCATATAATTCAATTTACCTTATTGCACCATTCGTCCCATGTAAATCGAACCTAATAAGATCAATTTACTAGTAATGCCCCTAAATCAAATGATCTTAATTCGATTTACCATGAAACCCCCAAATCAAATGCAACCAATTCGATTTACATATAAATAAACTACCCACGTAATGGTATTTGATTTAGGAGATTCAtgtaaatttgattttcatttcatttctttaTGTGATTTGCCCTAAACATTACACTACATACAAAATATTTTGGGTTTAAAGTctcaaaattgtaaaaaaaaaattacaatgaaaaataaaaaatcacaattttaggacattttttatttattccacacCAAAAAATTCTGAGATCTTCTTGGAGTTGGATACTGATAGTGATACTGCTTGTAACAAAAGTGAACGAGCCAAGTAGCATTTGACAAAAACGGTGCGTTTTGGTGAGACTCTATTCTTTCCTCTCTGCTCTGTAGTACTGATACGCCGTTCCCAATTTCCGTTTCGCGCCGCCACACCGGCATCCACCGCTCCATTCTCGCTTCTTCTGCGATCAGGTTCTTACTTCCATCTTCCTTTCTTCCGATCGGATTCTATGATTCaatttttggggggggggggttgtTTCATTTCCGATGTCACATTCACTTTTGTTCGTTGCATTTGTTAGCAGATCTCTAATGGAGCTCGTAGCTTATAGCCTTTAGCTTTATCTTTGTGTCATCATTTGATTGGTGTTCCTTTTGCTGTGTTGTGTTGTGAACTCTGATCTACATGACTTAACATGTTTACATCTTTTCATTCCAATTGTTTCAATGATTATAGTGTTTTAGTtgatttcctttgttatgatgaATTATGGTTCGTTGTTGTCCATATATATATGTATCAGTTGCATTAATTGCCATTTTAGGTTAATAGAGACAATGCAATTGAAAGAACTGCTGATGTCAGAGTAGTTATATGCTGTAGAAATAGAATCAATGCTCTACAACGGACGTGGTCTTCATTTTTAGTTGCCAGAGCATAGTTTTTCAATGATTTGTCAAGCATCAACTACTCATTGTTCTTCTGACTTTCACATCCTTAATGATTTATTGTCAATTGTTTGATCTATTTGAGTTTCGATAGTTTTGGTCTAATTTAAGAATAATATGGATCCCTCGTCTTTCGGAACTTACTAGGACCCTTATACTGAGACAGTTTATGTGAAGGAGCTTGAGGAGTGGTCAATACTAGCCTCTGCAAGAAAGCTTCGTATGATAGAAGTTGTCTAAGTCATTTGTCATTCCACACTTGTGGCAATAGTTGAGCCACACATGAAAGAGCTAGTGCAAAtgatttgaagttatttttaagttTCCTATGATTTCTTTGCAGTGCAGGGAAATGGGTTTGTGGACATTACTTGAGGGGTTCCTGCTTCTTGCAAATGCACTAGCGATATTAAATGAGGACCGATTTCTGGCACCTAGAGGATGGGGCTTATCTGATTTTTCAAGTGGCAGGACAAAATCTTTCAAAGGCCAGCTCATAGGTCTTATTTACGCAACTCAGTACCTAAGAGTTCCTCTCATACTTCTCAATTCCATCTGCATCATTTTGAAATTTGTTTCTGGATAATGCCTAGCAAGGTGAGATTTCAAGACGTGTTGTCTAAACATTTTGTTAATCTTGTGTATGTTAATATCTGGTGTTATGGAAATACCCTCAGCTTTCCTACGTTGACTTTTCAAACAAAAAAGAGCTCTACTTTTCTGAAACTGATGCTTGAGCCATTCTGACTGATATTCCAGTGCAACTCGTGGACATAAACTGGACGTAGTTGATTAGATTCTTAGTTCAGTTAATGAATGACTCTAGTCATCAAGTTATACTTTGTCATTTTCAAACTTGACTGATGTTTCAATTCAACTCATGAACATGAAATGAATTATAAGTTGGTTAATTTTGTGTAGTTTGAACATTTGCTTGAAATAACTTATGGAATGTTGCTGTTAGTGAAATCATAGTGTACGTTGGAATCACCTATAGTTGATAGTAATTTTAACTTTAGCAGCGGTAGTAGTTGTTGTAGTTGACTAGTTGTATGATACTGGTGAGGTTGATAGTAACAATCTAAAGCTAGCATGGTGAACAACATCTACTACACATCTTTGCTTCTGCTTCCACTTCCTTTATCATATTAAATTTGAAGAATTTGCATGTTTACTTTATTGAAGGGTCAAGCTGCAGGAATAGCATAAACATGGTATAACAACACTAATTTCAGCTTCATCTTGTTTTCAGGTTCGGGTTACCACTAGATGATTTCAAGAAGTTGCTCCTGCGTAGAACAATTAATTTGACAAATTCTATTTTAGAGAGAGCCTCCATTACAAGTGTTTGTCTTAGTTTGGGATATTGGTCAATTGATTGTTATTTATTGCCCTAAAATCATGTTTACCATTGTGACATCAATAGTAAGAAATGAAAATCATTGTGACATTAGTTGGGTGGGTGTTGTATTCAATTTCTGAAGAATCAATTATCATCTGCCAATTTTCCTTATGTAAACTCTTgatctatttttttaatagaatttaccAATTTTTGGATTGGTGATATACAGCACAACCGTTGTAGCTTTAGTATCTCAAGAATTCATATGGATGTTAACTTAATGGCTTATCAGAAAGTCAATCAATTCATAATTAGTGCCTAACATTTGTTTTTTACACAGTCTTGTACCAATTGAAATGTAGCCATGTTTGGCTTTTGTTTTCATTTATTGTtgtcattttttcttcataaattcttaaaattataaaatgtTGAAATCACGGGTGAAAGACACGATTAGCAGCATATATGCACATAATTGCCCTAAGAATAtaatgaatttaattataaatcaGCAAAAAAATGGTACGTTTTGGAGTCAACAGCAATAAGCCGTAGGGCTGCAACTGTTGCTGCAATAGACATGAATCCAAATAAACAAATGTTGAGCCAATGCCATAGCTTTTGTATGGATGTTAATTTGTTCTTATTTGCCACCAAGTACATATGGTTTGCAAGGATAAATGTAAGGGG is a window from the Arachis hypogaea cultivar Tifrunner chromosome 17, arahy.Tifrunner.gnm2.J5K5, whole genome shotgun sequence genome containing:
- the LOC112764297 gene encoding uncharacterized protein, which produces MGLWTLLEGFLLLANALAILNEDRFLAPRGWGLSDFSSGRTKSFKGQLIGLIYATQYLRVPLILLNSICIILKFVSG